The following DNA comes from Noviherbaspirillum sp. L7-7A.
TAGACTTCCATCGAGGTGATCGCCATCACCAGCAGCAGGCCGGCATTCACATTGGCCAGCGCCACTTCCGGGCCGAAGGGCACGACCGCCCACGCGGCCAGCGCCGGCATGATGGTCATGATCGGCGCGATCACGAACAGCGCCTTGCTGGCGCGGGCCGGCACGATGATTTCCTTTAGCAGCAGCTTCAGCGCGTCAGCGATAGGCTGCAGCAGGCCGGCCGGGCCGACGCGGTTCGGGCCGATACGCACGTGCATCCAGCCGATCATCTTCCGTTCCCACAGGGTCAGGTAGGCCACGCAGCCCATGATGGGCAGCACGATCAGCACGATCTTGACTAGGTTCCAGACCAGCGGCCAGACGGCGCCGAAGAAGCCTTGTCCGGTGGTCTGCAGATTCAGCAGCATTTGATCCATTACGCTTTCTCCACACGGATTTCGCCGAACATGCCGCCCAGCATCTGGGTCTCGGCACGCGCGGTGGCGACACGCACCACGTTCTGCGGCAGGCGGGCATCGATCGCGACATTCAGCACCACGCTCGCGTTGCCCTGGCTGACGCGCACCGGATCGCCGGCGATCACGGCCAGCTTCTCGGCCAGCGCGGTCGAGATGGTGGCGACAGGCGCCTTTGCGTCATTGGTCTGCTGCAGCGGCGGCGAGCGGCGCACGACGGCGTCCGTGCTGTAGATCGGCACGGGCGCCAGTCGTTCCAGCGCATCGCCTGCCGGCGCCTTGCCGGCTTGCGGCGCAAGGCTGGCCTTGTTGCTCAGGCGGGGACGCAGGTCGCCCTGGATTTCCTTGGCATTGGCGTCCATGCCCAGCACCTGGTTGCGGATCTCTTCCGATGTCTCGTAGTTGAAGCCCTCCAGGTCCAGCAGGTTGCCCAGCACGCGCAGCACCTTCCATGCCGGACGGGTTTCGCCGAGCGGCTTGACGGTGCCGTTGAAGCTTTGCGCGCGGCCTTCGCAGTTCACGTAGGTGCCCGCCGTCTCGCTGAAGGGCGAGATCGGCAGCAGCACGTCGGCATAGTCCAGTCCCTGGCGGTAGGCCGACATCGACACCACCATCTCGGCCTGGTCCAGCGCGCGACGCGCCAGTTGGGGGTCGTAGCAGTCGAGTTCCGGCTCGGCATTGAGCAGCAGGTAGGCCTTGCGCGGCGACGACAGCATCTGCTGCGCATTGCCGCCCTTGGCCGGATAGGCCTGCAGCAGGTGGCCGCCGACGGTGTTGGCCGCCTCGGTCAGGTAACCGAAGTGTGCGCCGGTCTGCTCCGCCAGCCATTGCGCGGCCGCATGCAGTTGCGATGCCTGCGGATGGTTTGCGGCGGCATTGCCCAGGAAAATGCCGCGCGGCTCCCCCGACAGCAGGCTGGCGGCGATCAGCTTCGCATTCTCGGAAGGCTCGATATTATCGAAGCCAGCCGGCAGTGCCACCGTTTTGGCCACCGACACGGCTGCCATGATTTCGGACAGGGCCGACAGCCAGGCGGACGGCGCGACGATTATCTTGGCGGCAACCGGCATCAGCAGGTCGTCATCGCTGCCATGCAGGATGCCGATCTTGGCGCCATTCTTGGTGGCGGCACGCAGACGGGCCGTCAGCAGCGGATGGTCCTTGCGCAGGAAGGAGCCGATCACGAACACACGCTTGAGTTCGGCGAATTCGGCGATCGACATGCCCAGCCAGGGAGCGACTTCGCCGCTGAGCGCGAAGTCGGACTGGCGCAGGCGGAAGTCGACGTTATCCGAGCCGATGCCATTGACCAGCTTCTTCAGCAGCGCCAGCTCTTCCAGCGTGGAATTGGGCGTGGCCAGGGCGGCAATCGCGTCGGCGCCATGCTCGTGGCGGATGTTGAGCAGGCCATGCGCAACATATTCGAGGGCGGTCTGCCAGTC
Coding sequences within:
- the nuoG gene encoding NADH-quinone oxidoreductase subunit NuoG, which codes for MVEIEIDGKKVEVQEGSMVMEAANKIGTYIPHFCYHKKLSIAANCRMCLVEVEKAPKPLPACATPVTNGMIVRSHSEKAIKAQKGVMEFLLINHPLDCPICDQGGECQLQDLAVGYGSSNSRYAEEKRVVVPKDAGPLISMREMARCIHCTRCVRFGQEVAGVMEFGMLNRGEHAEITSFVGKTVDSELSGNMIDLCPVGALTSKPFRYSARTWELSRRKSVSPHDGLGSNLIVQVKGGEVKRVLPLENEEVNECWLSDRDRFSYAGLNVEERLTRPMIKQDGKWMETDWQTALEYVAHGLLNIRHEHGADAIAALATPNSTLEELALLKKLVNGIGSDNVDFRLRQSDFALSGEVAPWLGMSIAEFAELKRVFVIGSFLRKDHPLLTARLRAATKNGAKIGILHGSDDDLLMPVAAKIIVAPSAWLSALSEIMAAVSVAKTVALPAGFDNIEPSENAKLIAASLLSGEPRGIFLGNAAANHPQASQLHAAAQWLAEQTGAHFGYLTEAANTVGGHLLQAYPAKGGNAQQMLSSPRKAYLLLNAEPELDCYDPQLARRALDQAEMVVSMSAYRQGLDYADVLLPISPFSETAGTYVNCEGRAQSFNGTVKPLGETRPAWKVLRVLGNLLDLEGFNYETSEEIRNQVLGMDANAKEIQGDLRPRLSNKASLAPQAGKAPAGDALERLAPVPIYSTDAVVRRSPPLQQTNDAKAPVATISTALAEKLAVIAGDPVRVSQGNASVVLNVAIDARLPQNVVRVATARAETQMLGGMFGEIRVEKA